A single region of the Salipaludibacillus sp. LMS25 genome encodes:
- a CDS encoding Na(+)/H(+) antiporter subunit C, which produces MEILMILTIGVLFTVATYLILSKSLLRVIIGVVVISHGAHLLLLTLSGLQQGAPPLLGEEASAYSDPLPQALILTAIVIGFGITAFMLVLAYRTYKEHKTDNFDELRGTEDE; this is translated from the coding sequence ATGGAAATATTAATGATTCTGACAATCGGTGTCCTCTTTACAGTAGCAACCTACTTGATTTTATCTAAAAGTTTATTAAGAGTTATCATCGGAGTGGTTGTTATTTCACACGGAGCCCATTTACTACTTTTAACACTATCAGGACTACAACAAGGGGCTCCTCCTCTCTTAGGGGAAGAGGCGTCAGCCTATTCTGATCCGTTACCACAAGCGCTTATTTTAACTGCGATCGTGATCGGTTTCGGTATCACTGCTTTTATGCTCGTATTGGCCTATCGAACGTATAAAGAGCACAAAACAGATAATTTCGATGAATTAAGGGGAACTGAAGATGAATAA
- a CDS encoding Na(+)/H(+) antiporter subunit B, whose protein sequence is MKNTPVQLHVITRIVAFIILAFSIFLFFAGHNNPGGGFIGGLMTASALVLLFLSFDIKTIKKVLPFNYAKIIASGLLLAVLTGMVGMFLGRPFLKQFFKYYEFPILGETELTTALPFDLGIYLVVVGFTLLVILTVAEDDS, encoded by the coding sequence ATGAAAAATACTCCCGTTCAATTACATGTTATTACAAGAATCGTGGCGTTTATCATCCTAGCATTTTCCATTTTTCTCTTTTTCGCTGGGCACAACAATCCTGGTGGCGGCTTTATCGGAGGGTTGATGACAGCATCAGCACTAGTGCTACTTTTCTTAAGTTTTGATATTAAGACAATTAAAAAAGTATTGCCGTTTAATTACGCAAAAATCATTGCTTCCGGGTTACTACTAGCTGTCTTGACCGGTATGGTCGGCATGTTTCTAGGTCGCCCGTTCTTAAAACAGTTCTTTAAATATTATGAATTCCCAATTTTAGGGGAAACGGAATTGACGACTGCCCTTCCTTTTGATTTAGGGATCTATTTAGTGGTCGTTGGTTTTACTTTACTCGTTATTTTAACAGTTGCGGAGGATGATAGCTGA
- a CDS encoding Na+/H+ antiporter subunit A — MSMLHFVTLAPFIMAIFVPIIYKKFRHLHTGWFILPLPLILFIYLFQYLPLDGAPMETVSHSVSWVPSLDINFTVYLDGLSLLFALLITGIGTLVVLYSIYYIANKKEEPLNNFYVYLMMFMGAMLGVVLSDNLIVLYVFWEITSLASSLLIAYWFHKEKSRYGAQKSMLITVTGGFSMLAGFTLLYLMADTFSIRGIIAVADVIVTSPLFIPAMLLILLGAFTKSAQFPFHIWLPDAMEAPTPVSAYLHSATMVKAGIYLVARMTPVFGGQAEWFWIISSFGLFTLLWGSVSAVRQKDLKGILAFSTVSQLGLIMSLLGLGSAAYHYDIIDGTSLPVVAILAAVFHLINHATFKGSLFMVVGIIDHETGTRDIRKLGGLMTIMPITFTVSLIGIASMAGLPPFNGFLSKEMFFTGTLNSATLDVFNVGNLGVIFPIVAWIASVFTFIYCMIMLFKTFTGKHQPEKLDKAAHEAPIGLLISPIILASLVIVFGLFPNLLSYTIIEPVMQSIMPGLTASGEQFYVNIYHWHGFNTELFMTMGVIFFGSLLFLNQKKWQETAFYLRERDPLNWFYDNGLTGLINGSSVVNNVQMTGRLRDYFSYMFIFLIAIVSFMLWQSNALTVDFTNTTEIPSYMYLVSLSLILCTIVIPFVSKRISAIVLMGVVGFLVALLFVVFRAPDLALTQLLVETVMVVLFLLVFYHLPELRKETFKPVFRLSNLIISIGVGLVVTLTALSVHAYSYENPISPISDFFVENSYALAGGNNIVNVILVDFRGLDTLLEVLVLGIVALGVVVLIKFKARKGEDV, encoded by the coding sequence TTGTCAATGCTTCATTTTGTAACTTTAGCACCATTTATTATGGCGATTTTTGTGCCGATTATTTACAAAAAATTCCGTCATCTTCATACAGGTTGGTTTATTTTACCGTTACCATTGATTTTATTTATTTACCTTTTTCAATACTTGCCATTAGACGGGGCGCCTATGGAAACAGTGAGTCATTCGGTCTCTTGGGTTCCTTCTCTTGACATTAATTTCACCGTTTATCTCGACGGTTTGAGCCTTCTTTTCGCCTTGTTAATTACTGGAATAGGAACACTCGTCGTTCTTTATTCCATTTATTATATCGCCAATAAAAAAGAAGAACCCCTAAACAACTTTTATGTTTATTTAATGATGTTTATGGGTGCCATGCTCGGTGTTGTATTATCAGATAACCTAATTGTCTTATATGTATTCTGGGAAATTACCAGTCTTGCGTCGTCACTCCTTATCGCGTATTGGTTCCATAAAGAAAAATCTCGTTATGGTGCTCAAAAGTCTATGTTGATTACCGTAACGGGCGGGTTCTCTATGCTCGCTGGGTTTACCTTACTGTATCTTATGGCAGATACATTCAGTATAAGAGGAATTATTGCTGTGGCTGATGTCATTGTTACAAGCCCTTTATTTATTCCTGCTATGTTATTAATTTTATTAGGAGCCTTTACAAAATCAGCTCAATTCCCATTTCATATTTGGTTACCGGATGCGATGGAAGCACCTACACCTGTTAGTGCTTACTTACACTCCGCCACAATGGTTAAAGCTGGTATTTATTTAGTGGCTCGTATGACCCCGGTGTTTGGTGGTCAAGCTGAATGGTTCTGGATCATTTCAAGCTTCGGCTTGTTTACGTTGCTATGGGGATCAGTATCAGCTGTTAGACAAAAAGATTTGAAAGGGATTCTGGCTTTTTCCACTGTCAGCCAGCTCGGGCTAATCATGAGTTTACTAGGGCTTGGTTCTGCAGCCTATCATTATGATATTATTGACGGCACATCTTTGCCGGTTGTTGCTATTCTCGCTGCAGTGTTCCACCTTATTAATCACGCTACCTTTAAAGGAAGCCTGTTCATGGTCGTAGGTATCATCGATCACGAAACAGGCACGAGGGATATTAGAAAACTTGGCGGTCTCATGACCATCATGCCAATTACCTTTACTGTATCTCTGATTGGAATAGCTTCAATGGCTGGTTTACCACCTTTCAATGGTTTTTTGAGTAAAGAGATGTTTTTTACTGGAACGTTAAATAGTGCCACACTCGATGTCTTTAACGTGGGTAATTTGGGAGTTATTTTCCCTATAGTCGCATGGATTGCCAGTGTGTTCACTTTCATCTACTGCATGATTATGCTGTTCAAAACGTTTACGGGCAAACATCAGCCTGAAAAACTCGATAAAGCGGCTCATGAGGCTCCAATTGGTTTATTAATTTCACCAATTATACTGGCATCATTAGTGATTGTATTTGGACTATTCCCTAATTTACTTTCCTATACAATTATTGAGCCTGTTATGCAATCGATCATGCCTGGTCTGACAGCTTCAGGGGAACAGTTTTATGTAAACATTTACCATTGGCACGGCTTTAATACTGAATTATTTATGACGATGGGTGTTATTTTCTTCGGATCATTATTATTTTTAAACCAGAAAAAGTGGCAAGAAACTGCCTTTTACTTAAGAGAGAGAGACCCTTTGAATTGGTTTTATGATAATGGTTTAACAGGGTTAATTAACGGTTCCTCTGTAGTGAATAATGTACAAATGACAGGGCGTTTGCGCGATTACTTTTCATACATGTTTATTTTCTTAATTGCTATAGTCAGTTTCATGTTGTGGCAGAGTAACGCTCTTACAGTGGATTTTACAAACACAACGGAGATACCATCTTATATGTATCTCGTGTCTCTATCATTAATCTTGTGTACGATTGTCATTCCTTTTGTTTCAAAGCGTATTTCTGCTATTGTTTTAATGGGTGTAGTAGGCTTTCTCGTAGCCCTTCTTTTCGTCGTCTTCCGAGCACCTGATCTTGCGTTGACCCAACTACTCGTAGAAACAGTGATGGTCGTTTTATTCTTACTCGTGTTTTATCACTTGCCTGAATTACGTAAAGAGACGTTTAAGCCTGTCTTCAGGTTATCTAATCTCATCATTTCAATCGGCGTTGGACTCGTGGTGACACTAACAGCCTTGAGTGTGCATGCGTATAGCTATGAGAACCCAATTAGCCCCATTTCTGATTTCTTTGTAGAGAATTCTTATGCGTTAGCAGGTGGGAATAACATTGTTAACGTCATATTAGTTGATTTCCGTGGCCTTGATACGTTGTTAGAAGTTCTCGTTTTAGGGATTGTTGCCTTAGGAGTCGTTGTCCTTATTAAATTTAAAGCGCGGAAAGGAGAAGATGTCTAA
- a CDS encoding sporulation histidine kinase inhibitor Sda: MKKYGALADLSDELLIETYEKAKALNLAEDFINLIAEEIERRSKFNKQIHL; encoded by the coding sequence ATGAAAAAGTATGGCGCATTAGCGGATTTATCAGATGAACTTCTAATAGAAACATACGAAAAAGCTAAAGCTTTAAATTTAGCAGAGGATTTCATAAATCTAATAGCTGAAGAAATAGAACGCCGTTCTAAATTTAATAAACAAATTCATTTATAA